One window of the Vigna radiata var. radiata cultivar VC1973A chromosome 1, Vradiata_ver6, whole genome shotgun sequence genome contains the following:
- the LOC106759550 gene encoding uncharacterized protein LOC106759550 isoform X1 has product MDSRCITSFHSSHLHLKIHRNAKANPSWTRNLHGNTTTTTNFVFKMSNRSYHKYLCHLHWQQQKPVIRSKHYARKAQKFSNELSKETSKVAEKKEGTVVGAVALIIGTSIGTGILALPEKAFPAGIIPSSISVIGCWIFLLIEALLLVEINVALMNKKRRKKDENELDVISIRTMAQETLGDWGGAIATVAYVFLGYSSMVAYSCKSGEILFQLINLPAPISGSLFTALFTMLVSIWGTKATDRVNQYLTASLIGLLLAIEALAVVFGGWSGVGGLSDWTKIPPTIPVIIFSLVFHDITPFICTYLEGDLRRIKPSVFIGALVPLVLVLVWNAVAVGLAAEAKQVVDPVSLLYGLRNNGVSIMVAAFSLLAVGTSLIGTLLAFSEFFKEQLKNGTLHFPPTEKGNWWSRNKTNVTAVTMVVAPSLFVSTAFPDAFSAATDIAGGYCMTVLYGVLPPAMAWAMHKREPELYGQKEFLNANVALLLAELFACGIVVEQILQDIPALHS; this is encoded by the exons atggaCTCTAGATGCATTACTTCATTTCACTCTTCACATTTGCATCTCAAAATCCACAGAAATGCAAAAGCAAATCCATCATGGACAAGAAATCTACATGggaacacaacaacaacaacaaattttgtctttaaaatgaGCAA CAGAAGCTATCACAAGTACTTGTGCCATCTCCATTGGCAACAACAAAAGCCAGTGATTAGAAGCAAGCACTATGCTAGAAAGGCACAGAAGTTCTCCAATGAATTGAGCAAAGAAACTAGCAAAGTAGCTGAGAAGAAAGAGGGTACTGTTGTTGGTGCAGTTGCTCTTATCATTGGTACTAGTATTGGTACTGGAATCCTTGCACTTCCAGAGAAAGCCTTCCCTGCT GGAATTATTCCAAGTTCTATATCAGTAATAGGGTGTTGGATTTTTCTCCTCATTGAAGCCCTTTTGCTGGTTGAAATAAATGTGGCTTTGATGAacaagaaaagaaggaaaaaggatgaaaatgagTTGGATGTTATTTCTATCAGAACCATGGCCCAAGAGACACTTGGTGACTGGGGTGGAGCAATAGCCACTGTTGCCTATGTTTTCTTGGGATATAGTTCCATGGTTGCATATAGTTGCAAGTCTGGGGAGATTCTTTTCCAACTCATCAATCTCCCAGCACCAATTTCAGGCTCTCTATTCACTGCTCTCTTCACCATGCTTGTCTCAATTTGGGGAACCAAAGCCACTGACAGAGTGAACCAGTATCTCACTGCTTCCTTGATTG GTTTATTGTTGGCTATTGAGGCGCTAGCTGTTGTTTTTGGGGGGTGGTCAGGAGTTGGAGGCCTTAGTGACTGGACCAAAATTCCGCCAACCATAcctgttattattttttccctTGTGTTTCATGATATAACCCCAT TTATTTGCACTTATTTGGAAGGTGACCTTCGTCGTATAAAACCTTCAGTTTTTATTGGTGCTCTTGTGCCACTGGTGCTAGTGCTTGTCTGGAATGCAGTTGCTGTTGGTCTTGCAGCTGAAGCAAAACAAGTGGTTGATCCTGTTTCCTTGTTATACGG GTTGAGAAACAATGGTGTTTCAATTATGGTTGCTGCCTTCTCACTTTTGGCAGTAGGTACATCACTTATTGGCACCCTCCTAGCCTTCTCAGAGTTCTTCAAGGAGCAACTTAAAAACGGAACCTTGCATTTCCCTCCCACAGAAAAG GGAAATTGGTGGAGCAGGAATAAAACAAATGTCACAGCTGTGACTATGGTAGTTGCTCCCTCTCTGTTTGTCTCAACAGCATTTCCGGATGCATTTTCTGCTGCCACAGATATTGCT GGGGGATATTGCATGACAGTGCTCTATGGAGTTCTTCCACCAGCTATGGCATGGGCAATGCACAAGAGGGAACCTGAGCTTTATGGTCAAAAGGAATTTTTAAATGCAAATGTAGCACTTCTTTTGGCTGAACTGTTTGCATGTGGCATTGTGGTGGAGCAAATCCTGCAAGATATACCAGCACTTCACTCATAA
- the LOC106759550 gene encoding uncharacterized protein LOC106759550 isoform X3: MDSRCITSFHSSHLHLKIHRNAKANPSWTRNLHGNTTTTTNFVFKMSNRSYHKYLCHLHWQQQKPVIRSKHYARKAQKFSNELSKETSKVAEKKEGTVVGAVALIIGTSIGTGILALPEKAFPAGIIPSSISVIGCWIFLLIEALLLVEINVALMNKKRRKKDENELDVISIRTMAQETLGDWGGAIATVAYVFLGYSSMVAYSCKSGEILFQLINLPAPISGSLFTALFTMLVSIWGTKATDRVNQYLTASLIGLLLAIEALAVVFGGWSGVGGLSDWTKIPPTIPVIIFSLVFHDITPFICTYLEGDLRRIKPSVFIGALVPLVLVLVWNAVAVGLAAEAKQVVDPVSLLYGLRNNGVSIMVAAFSLLAVGTSLIGTLLAFSEFFKEQLKNGTLHFPPTEKGGYCMTVLYGVLPPAMAWAMHKREPELYGQKEFLNANVALLLAELFACGIVVEQILQDIPALHS, from the exons atggaCTCTAGATGCATTACTTCATTTCACTCTTCACATTTGCATCTCAAAATCCACAGAAATGCAAAAGCAAATCCATCATGGACAAGAAATCTACATGggaacacaacaacaacaacaaattttgtctttaaaatgaGCAA CAGAAGCTATCACAAGTACTTGTGCCATCTCCATTGGCAACAACAAAAGCCAGTGATTAGAAGCAAGCACTATGCTAGAAAGGCACAGAAGTTCTCCAATGAATTGAGCAAAGAAACTAGCAAAGTAGCTGAGAAGAAAGAGGGTACTGTTGTTGGTGCAGTTGCTCTTATCATTGGTACTAGTATTGGTACTGGAATCCTTGCACTTCCAGAGAAAGCCTTCCCTGCT GGAATTATTCCAAGTTCTATATCAGTAATAGGGTGTTGGATTTTTCTCCTCATTGAAGCCCTTTTGCTGGTTGAAATAAATGTGGCTTTGATGAacaagaaaagaaggaaaaaggatgaaaatgagTTGGATGTTATTTCTATCAGAACCATGGCCCAAGAGACACTTGGTGACTGGGGTGGAGCAATAGCCACTGTTGCCTATGTTTTCTTGGGATATAGTTCCATGGTTGCATATAGTTGCAAGTCTGGGGAGATTCTTTTCCAACTCATCAATCTCCCAGCACCAATTTCAGGCTCTCTATTCACTGCTCTCTTCACCATGCTTGTCTCAATTTGGGGAACCAAAGCCACTGACAGAGTGAACCAGTATCTCACTGCTTCCTTGATTG GTTTATTGTTGGCTATTGAGGCGCTAGCTGTTGTTTTTGGGGGGTGGTCAGGAGTTGGAGGCCTTAGTGACTGGACCAAAATTCCGCCAACCATAcctgttattattttttccctTGTGTTTCATGATATAACCCCAT TTATTTGCACTTATTTGGAAGGTGACCTTCGTCGTATAAAACCTTCAGTTTTTATTGGTGCTCTTGTGCCACTGGTGCTAGTGCTTGTCTGGAATGCAGTTGCTGTTGGTCTTGCAGCTGAAGCAAAACAAGTGGTTGATCCTGTTTCCTTGTTATACGG GTTGAGAAACAATGGTGTTTCAATTATGGTTGCTGCCTTCTCACTTTTGGCAGTAGGTACATCACTTATTGGCACCCTCCTAGCCTTCTCAGAGTTCTTCAAGGAGCAACTTAAAAACGGAACCTTGCATTTCCCTCCCACAGAAAAG GGGGGATATTGCATGACAGTGCTCTATGGAGTTCTTCCACCAGCTATGGCATGGGCAATGCACAAGAGGGAACCTGAGCTTTATGGTCAAAAGGAATTTTTAAATGCAAATGTAGCACTTCTTTTGGCTGAACTGTTTGCATGTGGCATTGTGGTGGAGCAAATCCTGCAAGATATACCAGCACTTCACTCATAA
- the LOC106759550 gene encoding uncharacterized protein LOC106759550 isoform X2 codes for MDSRCITSFHSSHLHLKIHRNAKANPSWTRNLHGNTTTTTNFVFKMSKSYHKYLCHLHWQQQKPVIRSKHYARKAQKFSNELSKETSKVAEKKEGTVVGAVALIIGTSIGTGILALPEKAFPAGIIPSSISVIGCWIFLLIEALLLVEINVALMNKKRRKKDENELDVISIRTMAQETLGDWGGAIATVAYVFLGYSSMVAYSCKSGEILFQLINLPAPISGSLFTALFTMLVSIWGTKATDRVNQYLTASLIGLLLAIEALAVVFGGWSGVGGLSDWTKIPPTIPVIIFSLVFHDITPFICTYLEGDLRRIKPSVFIGALVPLVLVLVWNAVAVGLAAEAKQVVDPVSLLYGLRNNGVSIMVAAFSLLAVGTSLIGTLLAFSEFFKEQLKNGTLHFPPTEKGNWWSRNKTNVTAVTMVVAPSLFVSTAFPDAFSAATDIAGGYCMTVLYGVLPPAMAWAMHKREPELYGQKEFLNANVALLLAELFACGIVVEQILQDIPALHS; via the exons atggaCTCTAGATGCATTACTTCATTTCACTCTTCACATTTGCATCTCAAAATCCACAGAAATGCAAAAGCAAATCCATCATGGACAAGAAATCTACATGggaacacaacaacaacaacaaattttgtctttaaaatgaGCAA AAGCTATCACAAGTACTTGTGCCATCTCCATTGGCAACAACAAAAGCCAGTGATTAGAAGCAAGCACTATGCTAGAAAGGCACAGAAGTTCTCCAATGAATTGAGCAAAGAAACTAGCAAAGTAGCTGAGAAGAAAGAGGGTACTGTTGTTGGTGCAGTTGCTCTTATCATTGGTACTAGTATTGGTACTGGAATCCTTGCACTTCCAGAGAAAGCCTTCCCTGCT GGAATTATTCCAAGTTCTATATCAGTAATAGGGTGTTGGATTTTTCTCCTCATTGAAGCCCTTTTGCTGGTTGAAATAAATGTGGCTTTGATGAacaagaaaagaaggaaaaaggatgaaaatgagTTGGATGTTATTTCTATCAGAACCATGGCCCAAGAGACACTTGGTGACTGGGGTGGAGCAATAGCCACTGTTGCCTATGTTTTCTTGGGATATAGTTCCATGGTTGCATATAGTTGCAAGTCTGGGGAGATTCTTTTCCAACTCATCAATCTCCCAGCACCAATTTCAGGCTCTCTATTCACTGCTCTCTTCACCATGCTTGTCTCAATTTGGGGAACCAAAGCCACTGACAGAGTGAACCAGTATCTCACTGCTTCCTTGATTG GTTTATTGTTGGCTATTGAGGCGCTAGCTGTTGTTTTTGGGGGGTGGTCAGGAGTTGGAGGCCTTAGTGACTGGACCAAAATTCCGCCAACCATAcctgttattattttttccctTGTGTTTCATGATATAACCCCAT TTATTTGCACTTATTTGGAAGGTGACCTTCGTCGTATAAAACCTTCAGTTTTTATTGGTGCTCTTGTGCCACTGGTGCTAGTGCTTGTCTGGAATGCAGTTGCTGTTGGTCTTGCAGCTGAAGCAAAACAAGTGGTTGATCCTGTTTCCTTGTTATACGG GTTGAGAAACAATGGTGTTTCAATTATGGTTGCTGCCTTCTCACTTTTGGCAGTAGGTACATCACTTATTGGCACCCTCCTAGCCTTCTCAGAGTTCTTCAAGGAGCAACTTAAAAACGGAACCTTGCATTTCCCTCCCACAGAAAAG GGAAATTGGTGGAGCAGGAATAAAACAAATGTCACAGCTGTGACTATGGTAGTTGCTCCCTCTCTGTTTGTCTCAACAGCATTTCCGGATGCATTTTCTGCTGCCACAGATATTGCT GGGGGATATTGCATGACAGTGCTCTATGGAGTTCTTCCACCAGCTATGGCATGGGCAATGCACAAGAGGGAACCTGAGCTTTATGGTCAAAAGGAATTTTTAAATGCAAATGTAGCACTTCTTTTGGCTGAACTGTTTGCATGTGGCATTGTGGTGGAGCAAATCCTGCAAGATATACCAGCACTTCACTCATAA
- the LOC106759550 gene encoding uncharacterized protein LOC106759550 isoform X4, with translation MDSRCITSFHSSHLHLKIHRNAKANPSWTRNLHGNTTTTTNFVFKMSNRSYHKYLCHLHWQQQKPVIRSKHYARKAQKFSNELSKETSKVAEKKEGTVVGAVALIIGTSIGTGILALPEKAFPAGIIPSSISVIGCWIFLLIEALLLVEINVALMNKKRRKKDENELDVISIRTMAQETLGDWGGAIATVAYVFLGYSSMVAYSCKSGEILFQLINLPAPISGSLFTALFTMLVSIWGTKATDRVNQYLTASLIGLLLAIEALAVVFGGWSGVGGLSDWTKIPPTIPVIIFSLVFHDITPFICTYLEGDLRRIKPSVFIGALVPLVLVLVWNAVAVGLAAEAKQVVDPVSLLYGLRNNGVSIMVAAFSLLAVGTSLIGTLLAFSEFFKEQLKNGTLHFPPTEKLTKNHAKL, from the exons atggaCTCTAGATGCATTACTTCATTTCACTCTTCACATTTGCATCTCAAAATCCACAGAAATGCAAAAGCAAATCCATCATGGACAAGAAATCTACATGggaacacaacaacaacaacaaattttgtctttaaaatgaGCAA CAGAAGCTATCACAAGTACTTGTGCCATCTCCATTGGCAACAACAAAAGCCAGTGATTAGAAGCAAGCACTATGCTAGAAAGGCACAGAAGTTCTCCAATGAATTGAGCAAAGAAACTAGCAAAGTAGCTGAGAAGAAAGAGGGTACTGTTGTTGGTGCAGTTGCTCTTATCATTGGTACTAGTATTGGTACTGGAATCCTTGCACTTCCAGAGAAAGCCTTCCCTGCT GGAATTATTCCAAGTTCTATATCAGTAATAGGGTGTTGGATTTTTCTCCTCATTGAAGCCCTTTTGCTGGTTGAAATAAATGTGGCTTTGATGAacaagaaaagaaggaaaaaggatgaaaatgagTTGGATGTTATTTCTATCAGAACCATGGCCCAAGAGACACTTGGTGACTGGGGTGGAGCAATAGCCACTGTTGCCTATGTTTTCTTGGGATATAGTTCCATGGTTGCATATAGTTGCAAGTCTGGGGAGATTCTTTTCCAACTCATCAATCTCCCAGCACCAATTTCAGGCTCTCTATTCACTGCTCTCTTCACCATGCTTGTCTCAATTTGGGGAACCAAAGCCACTGACAGAGTGAACCAGTATCTCACTGCTTCCTTGATTG GTTTATTGTTGGCTATTGAGGCGCTAGCTGTTGTTTTTGGGGGGTGGTCAGGAGTTGGAGGCCTTAGTGACTGGACCAAAATTCCGCCAACCATAcctgttattattttttccctTGTGTTTCATGATATAACCCCAT TTATTTGCACTTATTTGGAAGGTGACCTTCGTCGTATAAAACCTTCAGTTTTTATTGGTGCTCTTGTGCCACTGGTGCTAGTGCTTGTCTGGAATGCAGTTGCTGTTGGTCTTGCAGCTGAAGCAAAACAAGTGGTTGATCCTGTTTCCTTGTTATACGG GTTGAGAAACAATGGTGTTTCAATTATGGTTGCTGCCTTCTCACTTTTGGCAGTAGGTACATCACTTATTGGCACCCTCCTAGCCTTCTCAGAGTTCTTCAAGGAGCAACTTAAAAACGGAACCTTGCATTTCCCTCCCACAGAAAAG TTAACAAAGAATCATGCTAAGCTGTAA
- the LOC106759558 gene encoding uncharacterized protein LOC106759558 has translation MAQKQYMDLILKSGNVVGSSFSSIIHQQDWSLESFLQHNPNKFSRKCSPDEVDEWLNNVERIYDAKRCVEDKRLTFTEYLLTGEARHWWSNMKMLLEDSNTHISWEDFKDKFYEEYYPDIVRFAKEVEFLQLIQGGMTVSEHTNKFKHFVRFYTMKVDEEWLCRKFENGLRGDLKLVIYSLCIKSLPALVEKAKVLETNMLEAKQQKKQQLKKDRETPSFRSSLSSRRTSYSRPSPSSNYGGVYSQHSGSVGHYEQQGSVGYYNYGGPHLKSACPQSTENKRCYRCRTKGHLEKDCLLGRRATTQNRSVL, from the coding sequence ATGGCTCAGAAGCAATACATGGATTTGATATTGAAGAGTGGAAATGTAGTTGGATCGTCCTTTTCTTCTATTATCCATCAACAAGATTGGAGCTTAGAGAGTTTTCTACAACATAATCCGAATAAGTTCAGTAGGAAGTGCAGTCCAGATGAGGTCGACGAATGGCTCAACAACGTGGAGAGAATTTATGACGCCAAAAGATGTGTGGAGGATAAAAGACTGACGTTTACTGAGTACTTACTGACGGGAGAGGCCAGACATTGGTGGAGTAATATGAAGATGCTACTGGAAGATAGCAATACTCACATCTCTTGGGAGGATTTTAAGGATAAGTTTTATGAAGAGTATTATCCAGACATCGTTCGGTTTGCCAAGGAGGTGGAGTTTCTTCAACTTATTCAAGGAGGAATGACCGTGTCGGAACACACTAATAAGTTTAAACATTTTGTGAGATTCTATACGATGAAGGTTGATGAAGAGTGGCTATGTAGGAAGTTTGAGAATGGGTTAAGAGGAGATTTAAAACTAGTAATTTATAGTTTGTGTATTAAGTCTCTTCCAGCATTAGTTGAGAAGGCTAAAGTATTGGAGACGAACATGTTAGAAGCGAAACAACAAAAGAAGCAACAATTGAAAAAGGATAGGGAAACACCTTCTTTTAGAAGTAGTCTCAGTTCAAGAAGAACTTCATACTCCCGGCCTTCTCCTTCCTCAAATTATGGTGGTGTTTATTCTCAGCACTCGGGTTCAGTTGGTCATTATGAGCAGCAAGGATCTGTAGGTTATTACAACTATGGTGGACCTCATTTGAAGTCAGCTTGCCCACAATCAACAGAAAACAAGAGATGTTATCGGTGCAGGACTAAAGGTCATTTGGAAAAAGATTGTCTTTTGGGAAGGCGAGCAACTACTCAAAACCGTTCGGTATTGTAG
- the LOC106770795 gene encoding septin and tuftelin-interacting protein 1 homolog 1 yields the protein MDEDQEMEKFGMENDYEGGQWIGGEFYYKSRKEKRTQTKDDVLYGVFADSDDDDDYSSRKRRKDRDFSKKQDLTKPVNFVSTGMFMPNQEIDNKSKEQNEKDGYVSEDRPGLGSGFGMGSGGTSGSGLGFNSGNTANGSERNGDSDENGHDNFLPSAFGKKIKEGAMRREREREKERLEKKRGKHQSSVQDGFSDVGKFEKHTKGIGMKLLEKMGYKGGGLGKNEQGIVAPIEARLRAKNSGIGFNESKETLPLPVLQQEKKNVQEVSQPVVSKTKERLWSKQARLKKKKEEEYVTAEELLASKQEQEFEVVQKVYDMRGPHARVINLSDLNAEEKAKENDIPMPELQYNVALIVGLAEADIQQIDRDLRRERETALSLKKEKEKLETEAAFQKKQLDNMEEIKRVLDHVEEENTLGTLTLDSLAHCFRDLHKRYADDYKLCNLSCIACFYALPLFIRVFQGWDPLRNPSHGLELVSEWKALLREEDSVDIWDVSSPYTQLVLEVVLPAVRISGINTWQARDPEPMLWFLELWEKLLPQSVLATILDNIVMPKLSSAVDTWEPHRETIPIHTWVHPWLPLLGHKLEGIYQVIRFKLSTVLGAWHPSDGSAYAILSPWKSVFDSASWEQLMLRFIVPKLQLVLQDFQVNPASQNLDQFYWVMNWASAIPIHLMVDMMEKFFFAKWLQVLYHWLCSNPNFEEVTKWYLGWKELIPKELLANESIRYQLNRGLDMMNQAVEGMEVVQPGLKENISYLRVLEQRQFEAQQKAAAYAQQQAAASLGGAVNADGTHELSLKEVIEAHAQQHGLLFKLKPGRMHNGHQIYGFGNVSIIIDSLNQKVYAQNEELWSMESLQGLLELHNKSLSKRR from the coding sequence ATGGACGAGGATCAAGAGATGGAGAAATTTGGAATGGAGAATGATTATGAGGGTGGTCAATGGATTGGTGGTGAATTCTACTACAAGAGTCGTAAGGAAAAGCGCACTCAGACAAAGGATGATGTTCTTTACGGGGTTTTTGCAGATtctgatgacgatgatgattaTTCAAGTAGAAAACGGAGGAAGGACCGTGATTTTTCAAAGAAGCAAGATCTAACCAAGCCTGTGAATTTTGTGTCTACTGGAATGTTTATGCCCAATCAGGAAATTGATAATAAGTCCAAAGAGCAGAATGAGAAAGATGGTTATGTTAGTGAGGATAGGCCGGGCTTAGGGTCAGGTTTTGGTATGGGGTCTGGTGGCACTTCTGGGTCTGGTCTAGGTTTTAATTCTGGCAATACAGCAAATGGTTCAGAAAGAAATGGTGATTCTGATGAGAATGGTCATGATAATTTCTTGCCCTCAGCATTTGGGAAGAAGATTAAGGAGGGGGCGATGAGAAGGGAAAGGGAAAGGGAGAAGGAGAGGTTGGAGAAGAAGAGGGGGAAGCATCAGAGTTCAGTTCAAGATGGGTTTAGTGATGTGGGGAAGTTTGAGAAGCATACGAAAGGGATAGGCATGAAGTTGTTGGAGAAGATGGGTTATAAAGGAGGCGGGCTTGGGAAGAATGAGCAGGGTATTGTGGCTCCTATTGAGGCCAGATTGAGGGCCAAGAATTCTGGCATAGGGTTTAATGAGTCTAAGGAGACTTTGCCATTGCCGGTTTTgcagcaagagaagaagaatgtGCAAGAGGTCTCACAACCTGTGGTTAGCAAAACAAAGGAAAGGTTATGGTCAAAGCAAGCAaggttgaagaaaaagaaggaggaAGAGTATGTAACAGCTGAGGAGTTGTTGGCAAGCAAGCAAGAACAAGAGTTTGAGGTTGTTCAGAAGGTATATGATATGAGAGGGCCACATGCTAGAGTAATAAATTTGTCTGATTTGAATGCCGAggagaaagcaaaagaaaatgatatccCAATGCCAGAACTTCAGTATAATGTAGCATTAATAGTTGGGTTGGCTGAGGCTGACATCCAGCAGATTGATAGAGATTTGAGGAGAGAGAGGGAGACGGCACTTAgcttgaaaaaagaaaaagagaagctAGAAACTGAGGCAGCGTTCCAGAAGAAGCAGCTGGATAATATGGAGGAAATAAAGCGTGTGTTAGACCatgttgaagaagaaaacacTTTGGGAACTTTAACATTGGATTCCCTTGCTCATTGCTTTAGGGATTTACACAAAAGATATGCTGATGACTACAAGTTGTGTAACTTGTCATGCATTGCTTGTTTTTATGCTCTACCCCTGTTTATCAGAGTGTTCCAAGGTTGGGATCCTCTGCGAAATCCATCTCATGGGTTGGAGTTGGTTTCAGAGTGGAAGGCATTGCTTCGAGAAGAAGATTCAGTTGATATATGGGATGTATCATCACCTTATACCCAATTGGTTTTAGAGGTTGTATTGCCAGCTGTAAGAATATCTGGTATAAATACCTGGCAGGCCCGGGATCCTGAACCAATGTTATGGTTTCTGGAATTGTGGGAAAAGTTACTTCCTCAATCTGTCCTTGCCACCATATTAGACAATATAGTTATGCCTAAACTATCAAGTGCTGTAGATACTTGGGAACCACACCGTGAGACCATTCCTATCCACACTTGGGTGCATCCATGGCTACCGCTGTTGGGTCACAAGTTGGAGGGTATTTACCAGGTGATTCGTTTTAAATTGAGTACTGTTCTTGGTGCCTGGCACCCAAGTGATGGTTCTGCTTATGCTATATTGTCTCCTTGGAAGTCTGTATTTGATTCTGCTAGTTGGGAACAACTTATGCTTCGTTTTATTGTACCAAAGTTACAGCTTGTCTTGCAAGATTTCCAAGTGAACCCAGCAAGTCAGAATCTTGATCAATTTTATTGGGTAATGAACTGGGCTTCTGCTATTCCTATTCACCTAATGGTTGATATGATGGAGAAATTCTTCTTTGCTAAATGGCTTCAGGTTCTGTATCATTGGCTGTGCTCAAATCCTAATTTTGAAGAAGTTACAAAATGGTATTTAGGATGGAAGGAACTCATTCCAAAAGAACTGTTAGCAAATGAAAGCATCCGATACCAACTTAATCGCGGTCTTGATATGATGAACCAGGCTGTTGAAGGTATGGAGGTGGTCCAACCTGGTTTAAAGGAGAATATAAGCTATCTTAGGGTACTTGAGCAGAGGCAATTTGAGGCTCAACAGAAAGCAGCAGCTTATGCTCAACAGCAAGCTGCGGCTAGCTTGGGCGGTGCAGTCAATGCAGATGGCACTCATGAATTGAGCTTGAAAGAAGTCATTGAGGCTCATGCTCAGCAACATGGTTTGCTATTCAAGCTTAAACCTGGTAGAATGCACAATGGTCATCAAATATATGGGTTTGGTAATGTCAGCATAATAATAGACTCTCTTAATCAAAAAGTATACGCCCAGAACGAAGAATTGTGGTCTATGGAATCTCTTCAGGGATTGCTTGAGTTGCATAATAAATCCCTTAGTAAAAGGCGTTGA